The segment TCGAACATCTCCTCTTCCTTGACGGCGGACGCGGCGCGATCGTAGACGGACATGGCATGACGGGCGAAGCcgtgctcctcctccagcttcGCGTAGAGCTGGTAAAAGTACTTGGATTGCTCAGCGGGTCACTGATCCAGGCACTGTTCGAAGAGGTCGAGGGCCCGCTCCAGCTTTGTGCCCCAGTAGCGCGCGAGGAACTTGCTTAGATACGAGTTCCAGATGTCGTACACATTCGGCCACTTAAACAGGTCAATGCCCTTCTCGTAGGCCCGATAGGCCTCCTCGAAGTAGTTGTGCTCTTCGAGGAACATGCCATAGTTGATGATCACCTGCGGCGTGCAGATCTTCAGGTCGATGATGCGCTCGTAGACGGCCTTGCAGGTCTTGAAGGTGCCAAAGGACTCCTCCAGATCGGCGTACATGGACCACACCTTCAGGGATCTGTGGAGGCGCGACTGCACTGTCTCCGAGTCGTGATACGCCACCTTCCGCTTGGGCACGCCGGGGCACGTTGCATCAGCTTGAGGGCAGCCTCGAACTGCTGCTGGCGTAGCGGTGTGGGGTACTTCAATTAACAACAAATTTGGAACGCGGAACATTAACAAAGGAATTGTGTAACGAACATAATCAGATTACTTGCCGTCGGGGCAAGCCAtctgaaacagaaacagaacgaTGGTGCGAGTGGGACGGCCAGTCATGCGGTCCTTCAGCAAATATGAAAGCGGATTGTAGCGCGTCAGCATGCCCACGTTGCGGATGTCCAGGTGGGCCCAGTCGACGCACGGCACCAGCTCGTGCAGAACGGCGGCAGCGATGCAGCTGGAGGCGGGGCCACGTCCGCGGTTGCTGATGTCAAAGGTCTCGTTCGGCATGATCAGCTCCTTGAAGTAGCGCCACAGGGGCAGACGCCAAACGCGATCCCCCGTAAGGGCACCGGCCTTCTCGAACTGCTTGTAGACGAAGTTCGAATTGCTGAAAATcccggctgctgctccgcCCAGCGCTGGGCAGACGGCGTAGCCCACTGTAGCAATGTCCACGACCATGCGCGGCTTGTAGATCGTCTGGGCGTAGAGCAAGGGATCGGCCATGGCCATCACACCAGCCTTGCTGACGTCCAcgaagccgagagttttgccATTGAGGAGGGACACCACGTCGCCAGGCTTGGCCGCCATTCCGGAGGGCATGTTCTcgcacagcggcagcagtgccGTTATGTTTAGGGGCAGCGATAGGCCGGCGGCGGCTCGGATGACGCCCACGCAGGCGGCTGCACCGGACATGCAGCCGCGGTACATGGACAAGCAGTCCTTGGGACGGAGGCAGAGGCCCCCGCTGTTGAATGTGATGCCCTTGCCCAGCAGGAGGATGGGCTTGTCCTCGGGTTCGGTGCCGCAGTAGGCGATTTCCGAGATGATCGTCGGCTCACAGCTGCCCTTGGCCACCAACAAGACGCTGTTCAAGATCTTGGACTCGATCCAGTCCATGCTGCGTACCTCCACGGATACCCCGCAGGGGCACAGGGCATCCACCGTTGACTGGGCGAAGATTGTGGGCGTCATCTGATTGGCCGGCGTATCGGCCAGGCGACGGGCCAGGTTCTGCGATTCGGCCTTGAACAGGCCCCGCATCCAGGCATCCGAGTCGGGAGCGTCGTACAGCTCCAGTTTGGAAATGAGTGTGCGGTCCCGACGGCGCTTGTTGGTGTTGTAGCGCCAAACGGCCAAGGCGCTTCCCTCGGCCGCCTGCTCCGCATACTCCATCGACTCCACGAAGACATCTGTGCAGCCCTGCAGTTGAAGGGCACGAGCCCCCACGCCGGCAGCGACGCGAGCGTTCTCCATTCCCTCGTCGATCATCTCCAGGTCGTTGAAGCCGGCCCCCTCCTGTCACACGCCGACCACGGCCACCGCACGGAACTCCGCATCCACGTTCATAAAGACACGGCCTTTTCCCAGCTGGCCACTCAGGCCCGTCTCGCGTATGAGATCAGTGATCTTACCCTGGACGCGATCGTCAAACTTCTCGCCGGATGGTGTCATCTTGGGCTGGCGGTCGCCCTCCTTGGCGTACACGCCCACCACAACGCCTTTGATCACCGAGTCACATTTCTCGGCGTAGTGCCGTCGCTGTTCCACATCTCTGCGTCTGGCCAGGAATGTGTGCTGGACACGACTGCACAGGGCGTGCATCAAGCGTACAGACTTCATCGCTTAATGATAGTGACAGTCCCTCGCGACAGGTTACGAAAGTTCTCTTATTTTTCAGACAGTTCCAGACAAATTTTGGTTTTTTCCGAATAAacacgagggggaacgttgtgagttgctgcggacaccgcaactctacagttatacccgatacttagtcagtatggctctcctccggcagccgccgctaatattgaacgacacgacaaagaatgcgtgcgagagagacagaaaatcagtctgatcgtgacgtcgggcgctgcgtagccactgcaaattgatttcttgcttttggctacaaaaatgatccgatctgatccagattcagcaatctgatagatatggtcattgtagtgtattgacactcagacttaagcacgcgttgtcttcaagattctcttttattctatctcccttggatggtgtgaccgcaTAAAGCTATTActataatacctaacacgcctctccttagatgtttaatatacatgtcatttacaaatctattttcttataacaatttgatttgtgtacttcatctaattagcgtatataaaatttatgtgatttcgtatttttctttcttcttaatctgtttagtatttgtttcagtgtttaatttgtacataatttgatttcataattcctttctttatattattttattgttaaatacgctttactaccttccctgcctcacgtggtctcaactctctcctggtgggtgttggttgagaaactatttgttcattgttggttttggaattgtcatctactgaacaattgctttcgacatcaggtgttttcgcattaggcgatgtatgattgttagtgctttggtttctaatttgatccaggtgacgttttatttctctgttattgttcgccaaaatacaacaatacgaacgcgggcacagttgttgttttacagttgcctgagtccagcttgctttgttaggatttttgtagtccctaaccataactttttgaccctttaaaaattctgtgcttcgtctacctttgtgatttacaacacactcagtctgttttttatttattatgctttcgaccgtaggtggttttaacaacgaaaatcttgtttttagtgtacgaccaaaaaataatttagcaggagattcgcccgtagtacaatgaatcgtatttcggtaatcgatcaaaaatctatttaaaattgtattaaaatcttgtctttcattagcctttatgtttgcatatagtgatttcttagcagtctttacaaaattttctgcttgaccattagtcgctggatgtcctggagcagtaaaaatgtgattaacaccattgtttttcataaacgttttaaaatcatcagaagtaaactgtcgtccattgtcactaactaacacgtctggtaaaccatatcgacaaaatacttctctaagcttgttgatagtaaacaatgaagttatttccttcgttttgaatacttctgcccattttgtataagaatctataataaccaataaatgaaaacctctaattggtcctgcaaagtctatgtgtactcgactccaagcctttcctgtggatttccacggtattaacagactcttttctggacttgattgtagttcctgacaaggaatacaatctcgaattaatttctcaatttcagaatccatgcaaggccaccacacataagaacgtgctaacattttggtttttactattcccaaatgcgatgcatgaaattctgctaaaatagcttgtctcagtttggttggaattactactctgtgtccccataagatacaatcatattccactgaaagttcatttgttttagagatgtaggcagaaaactcgctgccttttaatcttgtcttcgaaccagtgttaattgcctcacaaacttttgataatattgggtcacgtcgtgtttcacgagctatttctttgaagctaattttgaacaccttttcggactgtataaaatgtatgtaattatagtcttcgtttggtacagccgtttcccattgaggcattcttgagagtccatctgctatatttaaggtcccctttatgtgttcaactgtatattgaaaacctgacaaagtcagtgcccatctttgcattcgtgcagaggccatcaatggaagtcctttcaggtctccaaatatgcttagtaatggtttgtgatctgttcgaaggatgaacttgtttcctaaaagatactgtcttaatttactcacacagaacactatagccagggcctctttctcgattgtactgtaattatgctcgcttttggataatgctcttgatacaaatgctattggtttgatatcttcattgcatttatgtgataaaacacctgaaactgcatgactgctagcatcagtcgttaatactaacggttgatctgggttgtagtgaactaaaacttgttcagaagttacttctttctttacctcttcatatgcactctgacattcgcgtgtccaattaaattttgtatttttctttaagaatgcatataaaggactcattatctgagcgaaattattgataaactttgaataataatttaccatgcctatgaaagctctaagctgtgatacgttttccggagccggtgcaaacaatacactcgcaactctatcattgtttttgctcagtcctatcctgtcaattgaaaatcctaggtaacaaattttgga is part of the Drosophila miranda strain MSH22 chromosome Y unlocalized genomic scaffold, D.miranda_PacBio2.1 Contig_Y1_pilon, whole genome shotgun sequence genome and harbors:
- the LOC117191230 gene encoding cytosol aminopeptidase-like codes for the protein MKSVRLMHALCSRVQHTFLARRRDVEQRRHYAEKCDSVIKGVVVGVYAKEGDRQPKMTPSGEKFDDRVQGKITDLIRETGLSGQLGKGRVFMNVDAEFRAVAVVGV